The Cytobacillus sp. NJ13 sequence TGACGACAATTCCCAAGTATGCTCACTCTATCCTTGGTAACAATGGTACTAAGGGGAGGAGTTTACAAATGAAAAATTTAGCCATAGCATTATCCATTATTGCCATTATTGGTTTCATGATGATAAACATTGGGAATAAGACGACTGTAGCCAAAGGGGAGCTTGACCTGTTAACGATGGCCTCGGTTTTACAGGGCGAGAATATTTTAATCAAAGATTGGACTTTGCATGCGAGAGAAAAAATGGAAAACCTTCAAACCCTTCAGGAAGTGAAAGCATTCACCGATGAATTGCAGGCGAAATATCCTGAATGGGAATGGAGCTTTCAAAGATCAGAAAAGTCTTGGGAAGCAGAAGCTATTATTAAGAAAACAGATACTCAGTCAGAAGCAGTAAAGGTTTTATCGACCCCCACAAAAGGTCAAGTTCAGACGTATGTGATTTATGAGGCCAAAGGTCAGGGGTGGAAGAAAGAACAAAGCGAACTGGCTGCAGAACTGAATAGCAAGATTTCTGACATTTTTCGAGGAAATGCCACAATTTTCTCTTGTATCCAGGGTGAATTCAATGATAAGATTAATAAGTCTTTGCCTGATACTGCTACTCAATTGCTTGAAGCTTTTAATGCAACAGAAATAGAAGCACTAAAAGAAGACCAATTTATTTCAGCATCGGCAAATTCACCGCTTTTTGGTGGATCCATTGAGACAAATGGCAATGAAATGAACATGCAGCTTGGATTACGGACAAATGGAATGGGCGCCAAGACAAACATAGTTATTGGCACACCCATCATAACGATTGAATATTAATATAGAGAAATTGGACGCGGAGGGGAATACACTTTGGATAAAATCATCGTCCGCGGCGGAAATAGGTTAAGCGGTACTGTCAAAGTAGAAGGAGCAAAAAACGCTGTCTTACCGGTTATCGCCGCAACACTGTTAGCAAGTGATGGCAAAAGCGTAATTCGTGATGTCCCAACACTCTCCGATGTATATACTATTAATGAAGTATTACGCTATTTAAACGCCGAAGTGGAGTTTGAAAATAATACAGTAACAGTAAATGCATCTCGAGAGTTGAAGGTAGAAGCACCTTTTGAATATGTACGCAAAATGCGTGCTTCAGTTTTAGTCATGGGATCTTTATTAGCAAGAAATGGCCGTGCCCGTGTGGCATTGCCAGGGGGCTGCGCAATCGGTTCCCGCCCAATCGATCAGCATTTAAAAGGCTTTGAAGCGATGGGTGCGAAAGTAAAGGTTGGTAATGGCTTTATTGAAGCGGAAGCACCAGAAGGCCGCTTGCATGGAGCAAAAATATATCTCGATTTCCCTAGCGTTGGTGCTACGGAAAACATTATGATGGCTGCAACATTAGCCAAAGGCACAACGATTTTGGAAAACGTAGCAAAGGAACCGGAAATTGTGGACTTGGCTAACTTCCTCAATAAAATGGGTGCCAAGGTTAAAGGAGCAGGAACTGGCACGATCCGCATTGAAGGTGTGGACGTACTGTTTGGTGCAGAGCACAACATCATTCCTGACCGCATTGAAGCTGGTACATTCATGGTGGCAGCTGCCATTACAGGCGGAGACGTCCTTGTTAAGGGCGCTGTTCCTGAGCATTCCGCTTCCTTAATCGCCAAGATGGAAGAAATGGGTGTTACCTTCATTGAAGAAGCTGAAGGAATCCGTGTACTGGGTCCAGACAAACTGAAGGCCGCTGATATTAAAACAATGCCTCATCCTGGATTCCCGACAGATATGCAATCACAGATGATGGCCCTATTGCTCCACGCTCAGGGTACAAGTGTGATTACGGAAACTGTATTCGAAAACCGTTTCATGCATGTGGAGGAATTCCGCCGCATGAACGCTGATATTAAAATTGAAGGCCGTTCTGTCATTATGAACGGACCAAGCAATCTGCAGGGTGCAGAAGTCGCTGCAACAGATCTTCGTGCAGCCGCTGCCTTAATCCTGACTGGATTGGTGGCAGATGGCGTAACACGTGTAACAGAACTGAAGCATCTTGACCGCGGATACGTGAATTTCCACGACAAGCTTGCTGCTCTGGGTGCAGATATCGAACGTGTGACAGAAGTGGAAGAAACACCTGTTAATAACAGCCTTGTTTCTGACATGAACGCATAAGTAATGCCAATCAAGGCGGCCATTGCGCGTCGTCAAAATAGTCGCCTTGCGCGCATTTCAAACCGAAACCGCAGAATCGAGCTGTCAGAGGACTGACAAATCGATTCTGCGGTTTTTGCTTTTGAGTTTCTTTTTCGATTGAGCACTCGTTCAACTTTAAAGGATATCCGCATATAAATAAATTTATCAGCAAGTAAATTAGCCATATCCGCACATAAAAAATATTATCCGCATATAAATCTGTTCTATACGCAAATAAACAATAATGAAAGAGAACATTGCTGAAAAAATAGCTAGAAATAGAAGCTTATGGCATGAAATATTAAAAAAACGATAGCTTTCCGATAGAAAACCAAAAATCTTCTAATTTTCCAGCAGAATTCTCCTCATGGTAATTAAATTACTGCAGCTAGCTCTCGTCTTAGGAATACAAAGAACTCACCTTTTATAAAAATTAATCTATTGTCATATTAGCTTGTCCATAGCCATAAACATGAATTGAGTTCGAATTATTTATTTGCTATGGAGGCTTAAAACATGACAAAATTCAAACCTTTCATCGTACTAGCCGCACTGCTGTTTGCCGTCACGCTCATTGTTCCCGCCCTGCTTGTGATTCCCTTTACAGAAGGGAAAGTCAGCGGGAAGCTTGGCGAGGAGCTTAAGACCGAGACCAAGAAAGAGACAGCGGCAGAAATTCCTCAAGGGCCAGCCATAGAGGTGGGGGTCTACCGTCTTGCACAGAAGAAGCTGGAGACGGTTCCGCTAGAAGAGTATATCGTCGGAGTAGTAGCATCGGAAATGCCGGCAGAGTTTGAAGAAGAGGCTTTGAAGGCTCAGGCATTGGCAGCAAGGACATTTATTGTGAAGCAGTTAATGAATAAAGATAGCGTTGAACTTCCTGAGGGGGCATTAGTTTACGATACAGTAACCCACCAGGTTTATAAAAATGATGAGGAACTGAGGCAGCAATGGAAACAAGATTATAAGTGGAAAATCGAAAAGGTAAGAGAAGCCGTTACCGAAACGAGAGGACAGATTCTCACTTTCGATGGTTCACCGATTACAGCTTCCTTCTTTTCAACAAGCAATGGCTTTACTGAAAACTCCGAAGCCATCTGGCCAAATTCCGTTCCTTACTTAAAAAGTGTAGAAAGCAAATGGGACCTGCAGTCTCCGAAGTTTAACGGCAGAGAGGTATTCACCATTCAGGATTTTGAAAGGAAATTGGGTGTGAAGCTTCCAAATGATAGCACGATCGGAAACGTCACCGAGCGTACGGCCG is a genomic window containing:
- a CDS encoding YwmB family TATA-box binding protein — its product is MKNLAIALSIIAIIGFMMINIGNKTTVAKGELDLLTMASVLQGENILIKDWTLHAREKMENLQTLQEVKAFTDELQAKYPEWEWSFQRSEKSWEAEAIIKKTDTQSEAVKVLSTPTKGQVQTYVIYEAKGQGWKKEQSELAAELNSKISDIFRGNATIFSCIQGEFNDKINKSLPDTATQLLEAFNATEIEALKEDQFISASANSPLFGGSIETNGNEMNMQLGLRTNGMGAKTNIVIGTPIITIEY
- the murA gene encoding UDP-N-acetylglucosamine 1-carboxyvinyltransferase yields the protein MDKIIVRGGNRLSGTVKVEGAKNAVLPVIAATLLASDGKSVIRDVPTLSDVYTINEVLRYLNAEVEFENNTVTVNASRELKVEAPFEYVRKMRASVLVMGSLLARNGRARVALPGGCAIGSRPIDQHLKGFEAMGAKVKVGNGFIEAEAPEGRLHGAKIYLDFPSVGATENIMMAATLAKGTTILENVAKEPEIVDLANFLNKMGAKVKGAGTGTIRIEGVDVLFGAEHNIIPDRIEAGTFMVAAAITGGDVLVKGAVPEHSASLIAKMEEMGVTFIEEAEGIRVLGPDKLKAADIKTMPHPGFPTDMQSQMMALLLHAQGTSVITETVFENRFMHVEEFRRMNADIKIEGRSVIMNGPSNLQGAEVAATDLRAAAALILTGLVADGVTRVTELKHLDRGYVNFHDKLAALGADIERVTEVEETPVNNSLVSDMNA
- the spoIID gene encoding stage II sporulation protein D — encoded protein: MTKFKPFIVLAALLFAVTLIVPALLVIPFTEGKVSGKLGEELKTETKKETAAEIPQGPAIEVGVYRLAQKKLETVPLEEYIVGVVASEMPAEFEEEALKAQALAARTFIVKQLMNKDSVELPEGALVYDTVTHQVYKNDEELRQQWKQDYKWKIEKVREAVTETRGQILTFDGSPITASFFSTSNGFTENSEAIWPNSVPYLKSVESKWDLQSPKFNGREVFTIQDFERKLGVKLPNDSTIGNVTERTAGQRVSKVDINGKVVSGKDIREKLGLKSTDFTWERKGDNIIINTQGYGHGVGMSQYGANGMAAEGKNYKEIVAHYYKGVEIAASDQLLTKVTAKK